GTACAAAATATTCCAAATAGTTCTCATTCTCAAATACTACTGCGAAGTTTAAAAAAGCTCCACATCTATTGTTCATGACAGTTGTTGATGTGACTACAGTGCGACAAACATGTCGCTCAGAGCCAATATCTTTTCATACTTTGACATCAAATTACGAGCGTGGAAGTTCTAGCAGACGTCTGCCAAGGCCAAATTATGTTCATCAAGGTATTCTACTATATCCAAATAAATAGTCGATTGAGTATATATGTTTTACACCTTTATCCATTACAAAAGggttcaaataaaaataaataatttaatcaaaATATGTTGACTTAATTTGTTTTAAATTGCTAAATAATTGTTTCACCCAATTTTTATATTTGTGAcataaatatgtattttttttataaaaaacatTTTATTGCTTCTGCCAGCAATTTCCTATCTCACGTTATACATGTAATATTTAATGACTTCAATGAGAGTCCATCAACTAGgtgattgatttatattttttgtttaaaatgtcaACATTTTTTGCgtaaatatttaatcatttgAATGTGTGCTAGATGCAAAAAAACTGTTACAAAATGAATATATTGTTCAAAAGATCAACAAATAAATTGGAGATTGACTCAACGTACCAGACAACAATCAATAAATGAGGATGCAAGGAACATGGAATTGGCTCGCGGTCGTACAAATTATCGAAGGAGACAAGATAATGAAAGATCATCTATTCCAGATGAGTCTAATCTTGGTAGTAATGATTTTGTTGCACCAAATACAATGATTCAAGAATCAACTCATAACATCGGTGAAAATCGTAAGTATCTTTACAATATTTGGAATTAAATCCACAATGTAATGTTAAACAATATTTTCTTggcaaaaaaatcatttatttactTTGAAGTATTGTACAAAATATTCCAAATAGTTCTCATTCTCAAATACTACTGCGAAGTTTAAAAAAGCTCCACATCTATTGTTCATGACAGTTGTTGATGTGACTACAGTGCGACACACATGTCGCTCAGAGCCAATATCTTTTCATACTTTGACATCAAATTACGAGCGTGGAAGTTCTAGCACACGTTTGCCAAAGCCAAATTCTGTTCATCAAGGTATTCTACTATATCCAAATAAATAGTCGATTGAGTATATATGTTTTACACCTTTATCCATTACAAAAGggttcaaataaaaataaataatttaaccacAATATGTTGACTTAATTTGTTTTAAATTGCTAAATAATTGtttcactcaatttttatatttgtgacatacatatgtatttttttttataaaaaacatTTTATTGCTTCTGCCAGCAATTTCCTCTCTCACGTTATACATGTAATATTTAATGACTTCAATGAGAGTCCATCAACTAGgtgattgatttatattttttgttttaaattccaacattttttgcataaatatttaatcatttgAATGTTTCAGAAGttgatttaaaaattaaataggaAGCATCCTACATTAAATATACGATTAAACatgtaaaattaaatttaaacacATTGTATATTTTTTAATGTCTAATTTCATAGTTgtgtacaaaaaaaataatttatttaaattgattactcatatttttcaaaaactcatataactaataaaaatattatttcaaaatatggtatatttttttaacataGAATATGAAATATCTGACTTTTTTATTAGAGCTTATATGCATTTCATAATTTCAATTAACATACAGgagaaaaaaatacattttgaatttttttcaataTACAGTATACatcataatttatttgaaaaataggttacttttaaaaacaaaagtttacaaataatttataataataaatttccaCTATATAATTTATTGGTTCACTCTTCCAGCAacaactttttttaaaattgttaatttgaagattaatttgaaaatttctgCAGGAAACATTTTCAATGAAAACAATGTCATTTTTAACATACAACGATATCCACGTCCACGTCGATATCATAACCTAGCAAGAAATTTCGGTGAAATTGAGATAAATTATCGGTGGCAATTGTCTGAACCAAGAATTTGTATACATTGCCAAGATGTATTGTTTCATGGTGAATCATCACAATTCTGCTGTAGAAATGGAAACACAAATTTGGATCATATCCCTTCTCCCATTGAATTGCAAGAGTTGTATGCTGCGGATAATGAGGAAGGCAGACATTTTCGACGATTCATAAGGGCTTACAATCATGTTTTCTCTTTTACATCAATGAGAGTCAATATAGATGAGTCCTTAACATCCGGTACACATGGAATTTACACATTTCGTGCCCAGGGATCAATATATCACTCTATTGGAAGTCTTCTACCAAATGAGAATTGTAGGACACGGTACATGCAGATGTGGATTGTAGACACAGATCATGATATAGACAATAGACTTAATGAAAATCCAGATCTAAGGCGAGAATTGTTGCTTAAGATACAAAACATTCTTGATCAACACAATCCTTTTGTGCACGTGTTTCGACAAATTGGCAAATGTGAAGACATACCTAACTGTAGGCTCATC
This portion of the Primulina eburnea isolate SZY01 unplaced genomic scaffold, ASM2296580v1 ctg1146_ERROPOS100000, whole genome shotgun sequence genome encodes:
- the LOC140820527 gene encoding uncharacterized protein isoform X4 — protein: MEATSSGEHTPNNNDVTNQQQRSTQDMTNSSFSSYIIERRQMLTDNERERIHSMTQQRRQSYLARHRSNYQIRRMEFTSSISTSNQHDQQINWRLTQRTRQRSINEDARNMELAYIRTNYRRRQDNERSSIPDESNLGSNDFVAPNTMIQESTHNIGENLVDVTTVRQTCRSEPISFHTLTSNYERGSSSRRLPRPNYVHQGNIFNENNVIFNIQRYPRPRRYHNLARNFGEIEINYRWQLSEPRICIHCQDVLFHGESSQFCCRNGNTNLDHIPSPIELQELYAADNEEGRHFRRFIRAYNHVFSFTSMRVNIDESLTSGTHGIYTFRAQGSIYHSIGSLLPNENCRTRYMQMWIVDTDHDIDNRLNENPDLRRELLLKIQNILDQHNPFVHVFRQIGKCEDIPNCRLIIRQQKPNEHQYILPTTSQVAVFIVDNEYQETLSSRDITIQGIGGNLISI
- the LOC140820527 gene encoding uncharacterized protein isoform X2, coding for MEATSSGEHTPNNNDVTNQQQRSTQDMTNSSFSSYIIERRQMLTDNERERIHSMTQQRRQSYLARHRSNYQIRRMEFTSSISTSNQHDQQINWRLTQRTRQRSINEDARNMELAYIRTNYRRRQDNERSSIPDESNLGSNDFVAPNTMIQESTHNIGENLRQTCRSEPISFHTLTSNYERGSSSRRLPRPNYVHQDQQINWRLTQRTRQQSINEDARNMELARGRTNYRRRQDNERSSIPDESNLGSNDFVAPNTMIQESTHNIGENLVDVTTVRHTCRSEPISFHTLTSNYERGSSSTRLPKPNSVHQGNIFNENNVIFNIQRYPRPRRYHNLARNFGEIEINYRWQLSEPRICIHCQDVLFHGESSQFCCRNGNTNLDHIPSPIELQELYAADNEEGRHFRRFIRAYNHVFSFTSMRVNIDESLTSGTHGIYTFRAQGSIYHSIGSLLPNENCRTRYMQMWIVDTDHDIDNRLNENPDLRRELLLKIQNILDQHNPFVHVFRQIGKCEDIPNCRLIIRQQKPNEHQYILPTTSQVAVFIVDNEYQETLSSRDITIQGIGGNLISI
- the LOC140820527 gene encoding uncharacterized protein isoform X1 encodes the protein MEATSSGEHTPNNNDVTNQQQRSTQDMTNSSFSSYIIERRQMLTDNERERIHSMTQQRRQSYLARHRSNYQIRRMEFTSSISTSNQHDQQINWRLTQRTRQRSINEDARNMELAYIRTNYRRRQDNERSSIPDESNLGSNDFVAPNTMIQESTHNIGENLVDVTTVRQTCRSEPISFHTLTSNYERGSSSRRLPRPNYVHQDQQINWRLTQRTRQQSINEDARNMELARGRTNYRRRQDNERSSIPDESNLGSNDFVAPNTMIQESTHNIGENLVDVTTVRHTCRSEPISFHTLTSNYERGSSSTRLPKPNSVHQGNIFNENNVIFNIQRYPRPRRYHNLARNFGEIEINYRWQLSEPRICIHCQDVLFHGESSQFCCRNGNTNLDHIPSPIELQELYAADNEEGRHFRRFIRAYNHVFSFTSMRVNIDESLTSGTHGIYTFRAQGSIYHSIGSLLPNENCRTRYMQMWIVDTDHDIDNRLNENPDLRRELLLKIQNILDQHNPFVHVFRQIGKCEDIPNCRLIIRQQKPNEHQYILPTTSQVAVFIVDNEYQETLSSRDITIQGIGGNLISI
- the LOC140820527 gene encoding uncharacterized protein isoform X5, with protein sequence MEATSSGEHTPNNNDVTNQQQRSTQDMTNSSFSSYIIERRQMLTDNERERIHSMTQQRRQSYLARHRSNYQIRRMEFTSSISTSNQHDQQINWRLTQRTRQQSINEDARNMELARGRTNYRRRQDNERSSIPDESNLGSNDFVAPNTMIQESTHNIGENLVDVTTVRHTCRSEPISFHTLTSNYERGSSSTRLPKPNSVHQGNIFNENNVIFNIQRYPRPRRYHNLARNFGEIEINYRWQLSEPRICIHCQDVLFHGESSQFCCRNGNTNLDHIPSPIELQELYAADNEEGRHFRRFIRAYNHVFSFTSMRVNIDESLTSGTHGIYTFRAQGSIYHSIGSLLPNENCRTRYMQMWIVDTDHDIDNRLNENPDLRRELLLKIQNILDQHNPFVHVFRQIGKCEDIPNCRLIIRQQKPNEHQYILPTTSQVAVFIVDNEYQETLSSRDITIQGIGGNLISI
- the LOC140820527 gene encoding uncharacterized protein isoform X6, producing the protein MEATSSGEHTPNNNDVTNQQQRSTQDMTNSSFSSYIIERRQMLTDNERERIHSMTQQRRQSYLARHRSNYQIRRMEFTSSISTSNQHDQQINWRLTQRTRQRSINEDARNMELAYIRTNYRRRQDNERSSIPDESNLGSNDFVAPNTMIQESTHNIGENLVDVTTVRQTCRSEPISFHTLTSNYERGSSSRRLPRPNYVHQDQQINWRLTQRTRQQSINEDARNMELARGRTNYRRRQDNERSSIPDESNLGSNDFVAPNTMIQESTHNIGENLVDVTTVRHTCRSEPISFHTLTSNYERGSSSTRLPKPNSVHQEMETQIWIISLLPLNCKSCMLRIMRKADIFDDS
- the LOC140820527 gene encoding uncharacterized protein isoform X3 — translated: MEATSSGEHTPNNNDVTNQQQRSTQDMTNSSFSSYIIERRQMLTDNERERIHSMTQQRRQSYLARHRSNYQIRRMEFTSSISTSNQHDQQINWRLTQRTRQRSINEDARNMELAYIRTNYRRRQDNERSSIPDESNLGSNDFVAPNTMIQESTHNIGENLVDVTTVRQTCRSEPISFHTLTSNYERGSSSRRLPRPNYVHQDQQINWRLTQRTRQQSINEDARNMELARGRTNYRRRQDNERSSIPDESNLGSNDFVAPNTMIQESTHNIGENLRHTCRSEPISFHTLTSNYERGSSSTRLPKPNSVHQGNIFNENNVIFNIQRYPRPRRYHNLARNFGEIEINYRWQLSEPRICIHCQDVLFHGESSQFCCRNGNTNLDHIPSPIELQELYAADNEEGRHFRRFIRAYNHVFSFTSMRVNIDESLTSGTHGIYTFRAQGSIYHSIGSLLPNENCRTRYMQMWIVDTDHDIDNRLNENPDLRRELLLKIQNILDQHNPFVHVFRQIGKCEDIPNCRLIIRQQKPNEHQYILPTTSQVAVFIVDNEYQETLSSRDITIQGIGGNLISI